From a single Arthrobacter sp. SLBN-112 genomic region:
- a CDS encoding class I SAM-dependent DNA methyltransferase: MPPKVKVDLAPSTMKELKDTLWKAADKLRGSMDASQYKDVILGLVFLKYVSDAFEERRGQIQAELEAEGLNEEQIAQLIGDVDEYTGRGVFWVSPRARWTYLAEHAKGLDAVDGAAPKSVGLLIDEAMDLIMADNKSLAATLPRIYNRDNVDQRRLGELLDLFNSARFTGQGASKARDLLGEVYEYFLEKFAKAEGKRGGEFYTPAGVVRVLVEVLEPHRGRVYDPCCGSGGMFVQAEKFLAAHHLEGSDISVYGQELNERTWRMAKMNLAIHGLNANLASRWGDTFARDQHPELTGTNGADFIMANPPFNIKDWARSESDPRWKYGVPPAGNANYAWIQHIISKLAPGGSAGVVMANGSMSSNSGGEGEIRAQLVEADLVSCMVALPTQLFRSTGIPVCTWFFAKDKTAGPRGSVDRTGQVLFIDARNLGYMVDRAERALSDEDIAKIANTYHAWRGTSSAVEAGLTYDDEAGFCYSASLAEVKAADYALTPGRYVGAADVEDDGEPIEEKIARLSKELFEQFEESERLAAVVREQLGRVS, translated from the coding sequence ATGCCCCCGAAAGTGAAGGTGGACCTCGCCCCGTCCACCATGAAGGAACTCAAGGACACGCTCTGGAAGGCGGCGGACAAGCTCCGCGGTTCGATGGATGCCTCACAGTACAAGGATGTGATCCTGGGGCTGGTGTTCCTGAAGTACGTGTCGGACGCGTTCGAGGAGCGGCGCGGGCAGATCCAGGCCGAGCTGGAGGCGGAAGGGCTCAACGAGGAGCAGATCGCCCAGCTGATCGGCGACGTGGACGAGTACACCGGCCGCGGCGTGTTCTGGGTATCGCCCCGGGCACGCTGGACTTACCTGGCGGAGCACGCCAAGGGCCTGGACGCGGTGGACGGTGCGGCGCCGAAGTCCGTCGGGCTGCTGATTGATGAGGCTATGGATCTCATCATGGCCGACAACAAATCCCTGGCGGCCACGCTTCCCCGCATCTACAACCGGGACAATGTGGACCAGCGCCGCCTGGGTGAGCTGCTGGACCTGTTCAACTCGGCCCGTTTCACCGGGCAGGGCGCCAGCAAGGCGCGCGACCTGCTGGGCGAGGTGTACGAGTACTTCCTGGAGAAGTTCGCCAAGGCCGAGGGCAAGCGCGGCGGTGAGTTCTATACCCCGGCCGGCGTGGTCCGCGTGCTGGTGGAGGTGCTGGAACCGCACCGCGGGCGGGTGTACGACCCGTGCTGCGGTTCGGGCGGCATGTTCGTCCAGGCCGAGAAGTTCCTCGCGGCCCACCACCTGGAGGGTTCGGACATTTCCGTCTACGGCCAGGAGCTCAACGAGCGCACCTGGCGGATGGCCAAGATGAACCTCGCCATCCACGGCCTGAACGCCAATCTGGCCTCGCGCTGGGGCGACACGTTCGCGCGCGACCAGCACCCGGAGCTGACCGGGACCAACGGCGCGGACTTCATCATGGCCAACCCGCCGTTCAACATCAAGGACTGGGCCCGTTCCGAGTCGGATCCGCGTTGGAAGTACGGCGTCCCGCCGGCCGGCAACGCCAACTATGCGTGGATCCAACACATCATCTCCAAGCTGGCGCCGGGTGGCAGCGCCGGCGTGGTCATGGCCAACGGCTCCATGTCCTCCAACTCCGGCGGGGAGGGCGAGATCCGCGCCCAACTGGTGGAGGCCGACCTGGTCTCCTGCATGGTGGCGCTGCCCACCCAGCTGTTCCGCAGCACCGGCATCCCGGTGTGCACCTGGTTCTTCGCAAAGGACAAGACCGCCGGCCCGCGCGGTTCAGTGGACCGGACCGGGCAAGTGCTCTTCATCGACGCCCGAAACCTGGGCTACATGGTGGACCGTGCAGAGCGTGCCCTGTCCGACGAGGACATTGCCAAGATCGCCAACACGTACCACGCTTGGCGCGGAACTTCGTCGGCGGTTGAGGCCGGGCTGACATACGACGACGAGGCCGGCTTCTGCTATTCGGCCAGCCTTGCGGAGGTCAAGGCAGCAGATTACGCGCTGACGCCGGGACGGTATGTTGGGGCGGCGGATGTTGAGGACGACGGCGAGCCGATCGAGGAGAAGATCGCGCGGCTGTCGAAGGAGCTGTTTGAGCAGTTCGAGGAGTCCGAGCGGCTCGCGGCGGTTGTGCGCGAGCAGCTGGGGAGGGTTTCGTGA
- a CDS encoding restriction endonuclease subunit S: MSERKTNTGGREATLSVIPGKFALSVGKPRLPEPAGFTWTKLTDVARIESGHTPSRTKEEYWNGPIPWIGIREATGNHGKTIYETSQSITELGLNNSSTRLLPAETVCLSRTASVGYVVKMGVPMATSQDFVNWVCGPQLSSSYLMYILMAEQDSVRRFSHGTTHQTMYYPEAKALNVLIPPRPEQDGIVEVLGALDDKIAVNTKMVQSAEELLQCSYRGLINAVPSTRVLVESLIHRITPKRKFSKEELLTQGDFPVFDQSEVGLLGYLNGEGFLDSSAERPILYFGDHTCKLRLASERFTVGPNTVPFTGSGIPSLTLYCALNGLQNHEEYKRHWQLLLKKEVEIPDSVQATDFASRYRHLLKVIQSANRENTLLAATRDVLLPQLMSGKLRVKDAENVLERAGV, from the coding sequence GTGAGCGAACGCAAAACTAATACCGGCGGCCGGGAGGCAACACTGAGCGTCATCCCAGGAAAATTTGCGCTCAGCGTCGGAAAACCGCGCCTTCCAGAACCTGCTGGTTTCACTTGGACCAAGCTCACTGACGTCGCTCGAATAGAAAGTGGCCATACTCCCAGCCGTACCAAGGAAGAGTACTGGAATGGGCCGATTCCGTGGATTGGGATACGAGAGGCGACGGGGAATCATGGCAAAACAATTTACGAAACGTCACAGTCGATAACGGAGCTAGGACTAAACAACTCCTCCACTCGATTACTTCCTGCGGAAACGGTTTGTCTGTCGCGAACCGCGTCAGTCGGATACGTAGTGAAGATGGGCGTTCCTATGGCCACCAGCCAAGATTTCGTCAACTGGGTTTGCGGTCCCCAATTGTCTTCGAGTTACCTCATGTACATCTTGATGGCAGAACAAGATAGCGTGCGAAGGTTTTCTCATGGCACAACGCACCAGACGATGTATTACCCCGAAGCTAAGGCCTTGAACGTACTAATTCCGCCCCGACCTGAGCAGGATGGGATCGTTGAAGTCTTGGGCGCCCTCGACGACAAGATCGCCGTAAACACGAAAATGGTGCAGTCTGCTGAAGAGTTGCTCCAGTGTTCTTATCGCGGACTCATCAACGCTGTTCCTTCCACACGCGTCTTGGTTGAAAGCCTGATCCATCGCATAACGCCAAAGCGAAAGTTTTCCAAGGAAGAACTGCTAACGCAGGGCGACTTTCCGGTGTTTGATCAAAGCGAGGTTGGATTACTGGGCTACCTAAATGGTGAAGGATTCTTGGATTCAAGCGCCGAGCGTCCAATCCTCTACTTTGGAGACCACACGTGCAAACTAAGGCTCGCCTCGGAAAGATTCACCGTTGGCCCGAATACAGTCCCGTTTACCGGTTCCGGCATTCCATCGCTGACTCTTTATTGCGCATTGAACGGTTTGCAGAATCATGAAGAATACAAACGCCACTGGCAGCTGCTGTTGAAGAAAGAAGTGGAGATTCCCGATTCTGTACAGGCCACTGACTTTGCATCGCGTTATAGGCACCTACTTAAGGTGATCCAGAGTGCGAACCGAGAAAACACTCTTCTGGCGGCAACTCG